A section of the Pedobacter sp. HDW13 genome encodes:
- a CDS encoding NAD(P)-binding domain-containing protein, translating into MISDSKVYQQAIKKVSVLGCGWFGFAFAKALIARGYSVNGSTTTETKLIALAEAKIAPYLVNFTTEKIEADPSFFECDALFICIPPKRNSAELQDYPTKIKLIIDAAKGKATQIVLISSTSVFADENQFVNEETPTCPDTDSGKVVVAAEEILKAETSEATIIRFAGLIGPDRNPGRFFAGKTDIPNGLAPVNLIHQTDAVGIAIRLIEKQAFGRIYHACSPSHPTKMDFYVEAAKVSGLAVPAFIAEKKTWKIVKSLNVSKYLDYGFEVGI; encoded by the coding sequence ATGATTTCAGATTCTAAAGTGTATCAACAAGCAATTAAAAAGGTTTCGGTTTTAGGTTGTGGCTGGTTTGGTTTTGCATTTGCCAAAGCACTAATTGCAAGGGGCTATTCAGTTAACGGATCTACCACCACCGAAACTAAGCTTATTGCATTGGCAGAAGCGAAAATTGCGCCTTACCTGGTTAACTTCACCACTGAAAAAATTGAGGCAGATCCTTCTTTTTTTGAATGCGATGCTTTATTTATCTGTATCCCGCCAAAAAGAAATTCTGCAGAGCTGCAAGATTACCCTACAAAAATTAAGTTGATTATAGATGCTGCCAAAGGCAAGGCAACCCAAATTGTACTGATCAGTTCGACCAGTGTATTTGCCGACGAAAACCAGTTTGTAAATGAAGAAACGCCAACTTGTCCGGATACCGATTCGGGCAAAGTTGTGGTAGCTGCCGAGGAAATTTTAAAAGCAGAAACCTCTGAAGCTACCATTATTCGTTTTGCCGGTTTAATTGGCCCTGACCGTAACCCGGGGAGATTCTTTGCCGGGAAAACCGATATTCCTAATGGTTTGGCACCGGTAAATTTAATCCACCAAACTGATGCTGTTGGTATTGCCATTCGCCTGATTGAAAAACAGGCCTTCGGGCGGATTTACCACGCCTGTTCACCGTCACACCCAACCAAAATGGATTTCTATGTTGAAGCGGCCAAAGTATCGGGCTTAGCCGTTCCTGCGTTTATTGCAGAAAAGAAAACCTGGAAAATTGTAAAGAGTTTGAATGTATCCAAGTATTTGGATTACGGTTTCGAGGTTGGTATCTAA
- a CDS encoding NAD-dependent epimerase/dehydratase family protein: protein MHTILGAGGPTANALTRELVANNETVRLVSRKPVTSTNPNVSWLKADLLNEKEVLAATEGSTVIYLCAGLTYDVQIWQQQWPIIIQNVINACRHTGARLIFFDNVYMYGLVKGPMTENTPYQPCSQKGEVRAKIAQQLMDESKAGRINATIARAADFYGTDSMNSFFDMMVLDKFAKKTSAQWIGNPNTLHSFTYIEDAGKALYLLGQTPESGNQIWHLPTAAPLKGKGFIELAAQVYKTKASYSTINKLMLRLVGLFKKVVAGTVEMYYQYDHDYHFDSSKFEKAFNFKPTSYHDGILALSKTLYKKQN, encoded by the coding sequence ATGCACACCATATTAGGCGCCGGCGGGCCAACAGCAAACGCGTTAACGAGAGAACTGGTTGCCAATAACGAAACGGTTAGATTGGTAAGCAGAAAACCTGTAACCAGTACCAATCCCAATGTAAGCTGGCTCAAAGCCGATTTATTAAATGAGAAAGAAGTACTTGCCGCGACGGAGGGCTCAACCGTAATCTATTTATGTGCCGGTTTAACTTACGATGTTCAAATATGGCAGCAACAGTGGCCCATTATTATTCAGAATGTGATTAATGCCTGCAGACATACCGGAGCGCGGTTAATCTTTTTCGACAATGTTTACATGTACGGATTGGTAAAAGGTCCAATGACAGAAAATACTCCTTACCAACCTTGTAGTCAAAAAGGCGAAGTAAGGGCAAAAATAGCACAGCAATTAATGGATGAAAGTAAGGCAGGTCGCATTAACGCAACCATAGCCCGTGCTGCCGATTTTTATGGCACCGACTCCATGAACAGTTTTTTCGATATGATGGTACTGGATAAATTTGCCAAAAAAACCAGCGCTCAGTGGATAGGAAACCCCAACACTTTACACAGTTTTACCTACATTGAAGATGCCGGTAAAGCTTTGTATTTGTTGGGACAAACACCAGAATCGGGTAACCAGATTTGGCATTTACCAACTGCCGCACCTTTAAAAGGTAAAGGTTTTATCGAACTGGCTGCTCAGGTTTACAAAACCAAAGCCAGTTATTCGACCATTAATAAACTGATGCTCCGTTTGGTTGGCTTATTTAAAAAAGTTGTAGCAGGCACGGTAGAAATGTATTACCAGTACGATCACGATTATCATTTCGATTCTTCAAAATTTGAAAAAGCATTCAACTTTAAACCAACAAGTTATCACGACGGAATTTTAGCACTATCTAAAACCCTGTACAAGAAACAGAATTGA
- a CDS encoding Crp/Fnr family transcriptional regulator — MDRRFQLETFRTGIAPFVTFNETEWEIFTQYLSFATLSKKEHFAVEGKVCDYMAFITRGAVRYYHIKDGQEITGYFSFENELMSAYKSFVKRTPSTNYIQALEETELVLIAYNNLQQMLNHPLLALKMERFGRLIAEYYICCYEDRVTAFITQSPEERYTALEKTGRDIFQRVPQHFIANFLGITPVSLSRIRKRTLLQQ, encoded by the coding sequence ATGGACAGGCGATTTCAACTCGAAACATTTAGAACAGGTATTGCCCCATTTGTAACGTTTAACGAAACAGAATGGGAAATATTTACACAGTACCTTAGTTTTGCTACCTTAAGCAAAAAAGAACATTTTGCTGTTGAAGGAAAAGTGTGCGATTATATGGCCTTTATTACCCGTGGGGCAGTACGCTATTACCACATTAAAGACGGGCAGGAAATTACCGGATACTTTAGCTTTGAAAACGAGCTGATGAGCGCCTACAAAAGTTTCGTTAAACGTACACCAAGCACCAATTACATTCAGGCACTTGAAGAAACCGAATTGGTGCTGATTGCTTACAATAATCTTCAGCAAATGTTAAACCATCCTTTACTGGCCTTAAAAATGGAGCGTTTTGGTCGTTTAATAGCTGAATATTACATCTGTTGCTACGAAGACCGGGTAACGGCTTTTATAACACAAAGCCCCGAAGAACGCTATACTGCGCTTGAGAAAACCGGCCGGGATATTTTTCAGCGGGTTCCGCAGCATTTTATCGCCAATTTTTTGGGCATTACGCCTGTTTCACTTTCCCGCATCCGTAAAAGAACCCTGCTACAACAATAA
- a CDS encoding thymidine kinase → MLFSEQNFRRRGEFSGSIEVVCGSMFSGKTEELIRRLKRAQIAKLNVEIFKPRTDTRYHETAVVSHDLNSINSTPVDSASAILLLGTNTQVVGIDEAQFFDDELPDVCNKLALKGIRVIVAGLDMDFTGKPFGPMPALMAIAEHVTKVNAVCVCCGNPALYSYRTAADEATVLLGEKESYEPRCRACYNLGKG, encoded by the coding sequence ATGTTATTTAGCGAACAAAATTTTAGAAGAAGGGGCGAATTTTCGGGGAGCATAGAAGTGGTATGTGGTTCCATGTTTTCTGGTAAAACGGAAGAACTGATCCGCAGACTGAAAAGAGCCCAGATTGCTAAATTAAATGTCGAGATTTTTAAACCCCGTACCGACACCCGTTACCACGAAACTGCAGTGGTTTCACATGATTTAAATTCGATCAACTCTACCCCTGTTGACAGTGCTTCGGCCATTTTATTGCTGGGCACCAATACACAGGTTGTAGGTATAGATGAGGCCCAGTTTTTTGATGATGAACTGCCTGATGTATGCAATAAATTGGCTCTGAAAGGCATCCGCGTTATTGTTGCAGGGCTGGATATGGATTTTACAGGCAAACCATTCGGCCCCATGCCGGCGTTAATGGCTATTGCCGAACACGTAACTAAAGTGAATGCCGTTTGTGTTTGCTGTGGCAATCCCGCCTTATACAGCTACCGTACCGCAGCCGACGAAGCCACTGTGCTGCTAGGCGAAAAAGAAAGCTACGAGCCACGTTGCAGGGCTTGTTACAATCTTGGTAAGGGCTAA
- the rodA gene encoding rod shape-determining protein RodA, which translates to MQQQQQGNRFFFNVDWITVLIYIALCAIGFTNIFASVPPEQTEVFSFTTLYGKQLIYIITGLILGLSILLFDGRLFNVFSPFIYGGTLILLMAVLVIGNKVAGNQAWIAIGSFKLQPAEFAKFGTALLLARYVGAFNPKFRDIKSIAIAGLIVGAPLLLIMLQPDTGSALVFLAFMFPLYREGLSGYFLLIFLGMIVLFVADFLVPTYILIIIITAIAGLFIYNNRRKQKIIFSTVLVTIFAIGYLFLIKVAYEKVLAPHQRSRIELMLGLKTDNKGAGYNVIQSQIAIGSGQATGRGFLQGTQTKYGYVPEQSTDFIFSTIGEEWGFMGCSVVIGLYIFLLLRLINLAERQRSTFSRVYGYSVACILFFHVFINIGMTIGIIPVIGIPLPLISYGGSSLWSFTILLFIFLKLDSNRMGFI; encoded by the coding sequence ATGCAGCAACAACAACAGGGAAACCGTTTTTTCTTTAATGTAGATTGGATTACTGTTTTAATCTATATCGCTTTATGCGCTATTGGTTTTACAAACATTTTCGCTTCTGTTCCTCCTGAGCAAACAGAAGTGTTTAGCTTTACTACCCTCTACGGCAAACAGCTTATTTACATCATTACCGGTCTTATTTTAGGACTTTCTATTTTATTATTCGACGGGAGGTTGTTCAACGTCTTCTCTCCTTTTATATACGGCGGCACGTTAATTTTATTGATGGCTGTGCTGGTGATCGGGAATAAAGTTGCCGGAAATCAGGCATGGATTGCAATTGGTTCTTTTAAGCTCCAACCTGCCGAGTTTGCTAAATTCGGAACAGCATTATTGCTGGCCAGATATGTAGGAGCATTTAATCCAAAGTTTAGGGATATTAAATCGATTGCCATTGCAGGCTTAATTGTGGGCGCACCACTTTTATTGATCATGCTCCAGCCTGATACAGGTTCTGCATTGGTTTTCCTGGCTTTTATGTTTCCATTATACCGCGAGGGCTTATCGGGTTATTTCCTGCTGATATTTTTGGGCATGATTGTATTGTTTGTCGCCGACTTCCTGGTGCCGACCTATATTCTGATCATCATTATTACTGCTATTGCGGGTCTTTTTATTTACAATAACAGAAGGAAACAAAAGATTATTTTCTCTACAGTTTTAGTAACCATTTTTGCAATTGGTTATTTGTTCCTGATTAAGGTTGCTTACGAAAAAGTACTGGCACCGCATCAACGCAGTCGTATTGAGCTGATGCTTGGTCTTAAAACAGATAATAAAGGCGCAGGCTACAATGTAATTCAATCGCAGATTGCCATTGGTTCAGGACAGGCAACCGGACGTGGCTTTTTACAGGGAACACAAACCAAATATGGCTACGTACCCGAGCAAAGTACCGATTTTATTTTTTCGACCATTGGCGAAGAATGGGGCTTTATGGGCTGCTCGGTTGTGATTGGACTATATATATTTTTACTCCTCAGACTCATTAACCTGGCAGAAAGGCAAAGGTCTACCTTTTCGAGGGTTTATGGCTATAGTGTAGCCTGTATCCTCTTTTTCCACGTATTTATTAATATCGGGATGACGATTGGAATTATTCCGGTTATTGGAATTCCGTTACCTTTAATTAGCTACGGCGGTTCTTCACTTTGGAGTTTTACCATCCTGCTGTTTATCTTCTTAAAGCTCGATTCGAACAGGATGGGATTTATTTAA
- the mrdA gene encoding penicillin-binding protein 2, with protein MDQLFNRKYIIQGLFIVIALILLGKLFYIQIISDKAFISAESNVLKKKFKFPARGAILDRNMKVIVQNEPVYDLMVIPNEVKEFDTVTLAAALEISVADARKFMRKAKAKSNYQATPFVKQISVQSYARLQEIMYRFPGFSTQDRTIRHYPDSIAGQLFGYVKEVDSADIAKSEGFYKPSDYKGKSGLERSYEEVLRGEKGVVNTIYDVHNTPQGSYADGKYDINAVSGERLISGIDITVQKLGEQLMTNKVGAIVAIEPSTGEVLAFVSSPGYDPNLLVGRSQGNNYMSIIGNPYKPSIVRPIQGKYPPGSSFKPIDALLGLQEGVIDENTTFNCPGYYMAGNHKVKCEHVDGNISMRRGIARSCNTYFCHVFQKLITKNGMKNQRQTYQEWRDKIAKFGFGQTLDIDLPFEKQGYFYNADHYDKIYGKRWGYTTVISQAIGQGEITATPLQIANAMAIIANRGYYIKPHIIRTIGDKIKKEYVNKNYVGVDNKYFEPVIDGMQDCVNSSWGTATLSRIPDILMCGKTGTVQNPHGKNHSVFIGFAPRDNPKIAIAVIVENAGYGSTYAAPIASYMVEKYIKGNVSGARAAQVEWMKNQNLLPPLVDNKTKKANLIKADSLSIKKLDSIKRTKDSLKIKAAGSKKLQSVKLVEEQKILNGKK; from the coding sequence ATGGATCAATTATTTAACCGAAAATACATCATTCAGGGATTATTTATTGTTATTGCGCTCATTTTACTGGGCAAACTTTTCTATATCCAGATTATTAGCGACAAAGCCTTTATTTCTGCCGAGAGTAATGTATTAAAAAAGAAATTCAAGTTCCCTGCACGTGGTGCTATTCTCGACCGTAACATGAAGGTTATTGTACAAAACGAACCTGTTTACGATTTAATGGTTATCCCTAATGAAGTAAAGGAATTTGATACAGTTACCTTAGCTGCTGCACTCGAAATTTCGGTAGCAGACGCGCGCAAATTTATGCGTAAGGCGAAGGCTAAATCCAACTATCAGGCCACACCTTTTGTTAAACAGATTTCGGTCCAGAGTTATGCCCGCTTACAGGAAATTATGTATCGCTTCCCCGGTTTTTCAACCCAGGACAGAACCATCAGACATTACCCCGATAGCATCGCCGGACAACTTTTTGGTTATGTAAAAGAGGTAGATAGTGCCGACATTGCAAAATCCGAAGGTTTTTATAAGCCTAGCGATTACAAAGGGAAAAGCGGTTTGGAAAGATCTTATGAAGAAGTTTTAAGGGGAGAAAAAGGAGTTGTAAATACCATTTACGACGTGCATAATACACCCCAAGGCAGTTATGCCGATGGCAAATATGACATTAACGCCGTTTCTGGCGAACGTTTAATTTCGGGTATCGATATCACTGTACAGAAACTGGGTGAGCAACTGATGACCAATAAAGTTGGTGCCATCGTGGCTATTGAACCCTCAACAGGCGAAGTACTTGCTTTTGTGAGTAGCCCGGGTTATGATCCCAATTTGTTAGTTGGCCGGAGTCAGGGAAATAACTACATGAGTATTATCGGTAATCCTTATAAACCGTCAATTGTGCGTCCTATACAGGGTAAATATCCTCCAGGTTCTTCGTTTAAACCTATCGACGCGCTGCTGGGTCTACAGGAGGGGGTCATAGACGAAAACACAACGTTTAACTGTCCGGGCTATTACATGGCCGGAAACCATAAGGTAAAATGCGAACATGTAGATGGGAATATTAGCATGCGACGTGGTATCGCCCGTTCCTGCAATACTTACTTTTGCCATGTATTTCAAAAGCTGATTACTAAAAACGGTATGAAAAATCAGCGCCAGACTTATCAAGAATGGCGCGATAAGATTGCCAAATTTGGTTTTGGTCAGACACTGGATATTGATTTACCTTTCGAAAAGCAAGGCTATTTCTATAATGCCGATCATTACGATAAAATTTATGGCAAACGCTGGGGTTACACCACTGTTATCTCCCAAGCCATCGGACAGGGAGAGATAACTGCAACACCCCTACAAATTGCCAATGCAATGGCCATTATTGCTAACCGGGGTTATTACATTAAACCGCATATTATTCGCACCATAGGCGATAAAATTAAAAAGGAATACGTCAATAAAAATTATGTCGGGGTTGACAACAAATATTTCGAACCCGTAATTGACGGGATGCAGGATTGTGTAAACAGTAGTTGGGGAACAGCAACGCTTTCGCGGATTCCTGACATTTTAATGTGCGGTAAAACAGGGACAGTACAAAATCCACATGGCAAAAACCACTCTGTATTCATTGGTTTTGCCCCACGAGACAATCCAAAGATTGCCATTGCTGTAATTGTCGAAAATGCCGGCTACGGAAGTACCTATGCCGCGCCAATTGCCAGTTATATGGTAGAAAAATATATTAAAGGCAATGTTTCTGGTGCTAGGGCAGCGCAAGTGGAATGGATGAAAAACCAAAATCTTTTACCTCCTTTGGTTGATAATAAAACTAAAAAGGCAAACCTAATTAAAGCCGATAGCTTAAGCATCAAAAAACTGGATTCGATAAAAAGAACTAAAGATAGCTTGAAAATAAAAGCAGCAGGCTCTAAAAAACTGCAGTCCGTAAAATTAGTAGAGGAACAAAAAATACTTAACGGTAAAAAATAA
- a CDS encoding rod shape-determining protein MreD, translating into MNSRIIIVNVIRWFLLLFVQIFLLKNMGFYDLSTPFIYVLFLLLLPFGIPNILLYVLAFATGLTLDAFYDTMGVHATACVVLAFVRISFISISLNRDAIDDPEPSLSYMGFQWFSLYAFLCVITHHLVLFLLETFRLTEIGYTLMRCGLSCIFTLLIILLVEFIFYRRTPR; encoded by the coding sequence ATGAATAGTAGAATCATAATTGTAAATGTGATCAGGTGGTTTTTACTGCTTTTTGTGCAGATCTTTCTGCTCAAGAATATGGGCTTTTACGATCTGTCTACCCCCTTTATCTACGTGTTATTTTTGCTGCTCCTTCCTTTTGGTATCCCTAACATTTTATTGTACGTATTAGCCTTTGCAACGGGTTTAACACTCGATGCATTTTACGATACCATGGGCGTACATGCAACAGCTTGCGTAGTGTTGGCATTTGTTAGGATTTCTTTTATTTCCATAAGTTTAAACCGCGACGCAATTGATGACCCCGAACCATCGTTAAGTTACATGGGTTTCCAATGGTTTTCACTTTATGCTTTTCTCTGCGTTATTACACACCATCTGGTGTTGTTCTTATTAGAAACATTCAGGTTAACCGAAATTGGTTATACCTTAATGAGATGCGGCTTAAGTTGTATCTTTACACTGCTTATTATTTTATTGGTAGAGTTTATATTCTATAGAAGAACGCCACGCTAA
- the mreC gene encoding rod shape-determining protein MreC: MRNLWIFISRYNAFFLFIIFFTIGIYLTVKNNAYQRSVTLNSSNEVVGTAYERLNVFKRYLNLGMVNDSLAAENAKLKTRLLALTTVDSAKDVKVIDTVTNQQYTYLAAKVVKNSITLRNNVMTINKGTVDGIKSGMAVIAPQRGVVGFIRDVSAHLATIQSLLHKDTRISVTLKKNHALGSLVWGDGNFDIRKAFVKEVPNHIKMYVGDTVVTSGYGSFPAGILVGRISKPNVATNDNFLSGELNLFTDFSTLQYVYVIKDKLAEEQKALESLVKPNE; this comes from the coding sequence ATGCGTAACCTTTGGATTTTCATCAGCAGATACAACGCATTTTTCCTGTTTATTATCTTTTTTACGATAGGCATTTACCTAACGGTGAAAAATAATGCTTATCAACGTAGTGTTACCCTAAACTCATCAAACGAAGTAGTGGGTACTGCATACGAAAGGCTGAATGTTTTTAAAAGGTATTTAAACCTCGGAATGGTAAACGACAGCCTTGCGGCCGAAAATGCCAAACTTAAAACCCGATTGTTAGCTTTAACGACAGTTGATAGCGCTAAAGATGTTAAGGTTATCGATACCGTTACCAATCAGCAATACACTTACCTGGCGGCTAAAGTGGTGAAAAATTCTATCACGCTTCGTAATAACGTAATGACCATTAATAAAGGTACAGTTGACGGAATTAAAAGTGGAATGGCTGTAATTGCGCCACAAAGAGGTGTTGTTGGTTTTATTCGCGATGTTTCGGCACACCTGGCTACCATACAATCGCTATTGCATAAAGACACCAGAATTAGCGTTACCTTGAAAAAGAATCATGCACTGGGATCTTTGGTTTGGGGCGATGGAAATTTCGATATCAGAAAAGCATTTGTAAAAGAAGTACCCAACCACATTAAAATGTATGTGGGCGATACGGTTGTAACTTCAGGTTACGGCTCATTCCCGGCAGGGATTTTAGTTGGACGTATTAGCAAACCTAATGTAGCCACAAACGATAATTTCTTATCGGGAGAATTGAATTTATTTACAGATTTTAGCACATTGCAATATGTATATGTGATTAAAGATAAACTTGCTGAAGAGCAAAAAGCTTTAGAAAGCCTAGTTAAGCCCAATGAATAG
- a CDS encoding rod shape-determining protein produces MGLFNWFTQEVAIDLGTANTLIIHNDKVVVDEPSIVAFDRTTNKVIAIGRQAMQMEGKTHDNIKTVRPLKDGVIADFNAAEAMIKGMIRMLNGGKGWMFPSLRMVICIPSGITEVEKRAVRDSAEIAGAKEVYLIHEPMAAAVGIGIDVEEPMGNMIIDIGGGTTEIAVIALSGIVCDQSIRVAGDNFDSDIVNYIRRQHNIMIGDRTAEKIKIEVGAALPELQDAPADFAVQGRDLMTGVPKQITVSYTEIAHCLDKSISKIEEAILKALEITPPELSADIYQTGIYLTGGGALLRGLDKRVAAKTKLPVHVAEDPLRAVVRGTGIALKNIGGYKFLMQ; encoded by the coding sequence ATGGGATTATTTAACTGGTTTACGCAAGAAGTTGCCATTGATTTGGGCACTGCGAATACCCTAATTATACATAACGACAAAGTGGTGGTGGATGAACCATCAATTGTTGCTTTTGACCGCACTACAAACAAAGTTATTGCTATTGGTCGCCAGGCCATGCAAATGGAGGGTAAAACCCACGATAATATTAAAACCGTTCGCCCGCTAAAAGATGGTGTAATTGCCGATTTCAACGCTGCTGAAGCTATGATTAAAGGCATGATCCGCATGCTTAACGGCGGTAAAGGCTGGATGTTCCCATCGTTACGTATGGTAATCTGTATCCCATCGGGTATTACAGAGGTAGAAAAACGTGCGGTACGCGACTCGGCCGAAATTGCAGGTGCTAAAGAAGTTTATTTAATACACGAGCCGATGGCTGCTGCAGTAGGTATTGGTATTGATGTGGAAGAACCAATGGGTAATATGATTATCGATATCGGTGGTGGTACTACCGAAATTGCGGTAATTGCTTTATCTGGTATCGTTTGCGATCAGTCTATCCGCGTTGCGGGAGATAACTTCGACTCTGACATTGTAAATTACATCCGTCGCCAGCACAACATTATGATTGGTGACCGTACTGCTGAAAAGATTAAAATTGAAGTAGGGGCTGCTTTACCTGAGCTACAGGATGCCCCTGCTGATTTTGCTGTTCAAGGCCGTGATTTAATGACAGGTGTACCTAAACAAATTACGGTTTCTTACACCGAAATTGCACACTGTCTGGATAAATCAATCTCTAAAATTGAAGAAGCGATTTTAAAAGCATTAGAGATTACCCCACCAGAACTTTCAGCAGATATTTACCAAACCGGTATTTATTTAACAGGAGGTGGTGCGTTATTAAGAGGATTAGACAAACGTGTGGCAGCTAAAACGAAATTACCTGTTCACGTGGCTGAAGATCCACTTCGTGCTGTAGTTCGTGGAACTGGCATCGCCTTGAAAAATATTGGCGGATATAAATTCTTAATGCAATAA
- the purH gene encoding bifunctional phosphoribosylaminoimidazolecarboxamide formyltransferase/IMP cyclohydrolase — protein MSQPIKIKNALISVYYKDGLEPLVKLLAAQGVQLFSTGGTEQFIKDLNLPVTAVEDLTGYPSILGGRVKTLHPKVFGGILNRRALTGDQEQIAEYEIPEIDLVIVDLYPFEETVKAGGTPEEIIEKIDIGGISLIRAAAKNFNDVVIIASKNDYPTLQAQLEAQNGETTLAQRKSFAKTAFHTSSHYDTAIFNYFNQEEPLDVFKQSVTEAKTLRYGENPHQGAVFYGNLDAMFTKLNGKELSYNNLVDVDAAVALIDEFEDPTFAILKHTNACGIASRPTVKQAWIDALACDPVSAFGGVLITNVEVDLATAEEINNLFFEVLIAPAYQPEAVELFSKKKNRVILQRNEVELSKKQFKTLLNGVIEQDKDLIIEGPEQMTTVTDKAPTAQELKDLFFANKIVKHTKSNTIVLVKDDVLIASGVGQTSRVDALRQAIEKAASFGFSVKGAAMASDAFFPFPDCVEIAADAGITAVLQPGGSIKDADSVAKANEKGIAMVTTGVRHFKH, from the coding sequence ATGAGTCAGCCAATTAAGATTAAAAACGCTTTAATTTCAGTATATTATAAAGATGGTTTAGAACCATTGGTAAAATTGTTAGCCGCACAGGGAGTACAGTTATTTTCTACCGGCGGTACAGAACAATTTATCAAAGATCTGAACCTTCCGGTTACGGCGGTTGAGGATTTAACAGGTTATCCTTCTATTTTAGGCGGACGTGTTAAAACTTTGCACCCAAAAGTATTCGGCGGTATTTTAAACCGCAGGGCTTTAACTGGCGACCAGGAGCAAATTGCTGAATATGAGATCCCGGAAATTGATCTGGTAATTGTTGATTTATACCCATTCGAAGAAACCGTAAAAGCAGGTGGAACACCGGAAGAGATTATCGAGAAAATCGATATCGGTGGTATTTCTTTAATCCGTGCAGCGGCTAAAAACTTCAACGATGTTGTAATCATTGCATCGAAAAATGACTACCCTACTTTACAGGCACAATTAGAAGCACAAAATGGAGAAACTACTTTAGCACAACGTAAATCGTTTGCTAAAACTGCCTTCCATACTTCTTCTCACTACGATACTGCTATTTTTAATTACTTTAACCAGGAAGAGCCGCTTGACGTTTTTAAACAAAGCGTTACTGAAGCTAAAACTCTGCGTTATGGCGAAAACCCTCATCAGGGTGCTGTATTTTATGGCAATTTAGATGCTATGTTTACCAAACTAAACGGTAAAGAACTTTCTTACAACAATTTGGTTGATGTGGATGCTGCTGTTGCCTTAATTGATGAATTCGAAGATCCTACTTTTGCGATCTTAAAACATACCAACGCTTGCGGCATTGCTTCACGTCCAACTGTAAAACAAGCATGGATTGACGCATTGGCTTGCGATCCTGTTTCTGCTTTCGGTGGTGTTTTAATTACCAATGTAGAAGTTGATCTAGCTACAGCTGAAGAAATTAACAACCTATTTTTTGAGGTACTAATTGCACCTGCTTACCAGCCTGAGGCCGTTGAGTTGTTCAGCAAAAAGAAAAACCGTGTAATTTTACAGCGCAACGAAGTTGAGTTGAGCAAAAAACAATTTAAAACCTTATTAAACGGTGTAATTGAGCAGGATAAAGATTTAATTATCGAGGGTCCTGAGCAAATGACAACCGTTACCGATAAAGCACCAACTGCGCAGGAATTAAAAGATTTATTTTTCGCCAATAAAATTGTAAAGCACACTAAATCGAATACCATTGTTTTGGTTAAAGATGATGTGCTAATTGCAAGCGGTGTTGGCCAGACTTCACGCGTGGATGCATTAAGACAGGCTATCGAAAAAGCTGCTTCATTTGGTTTCAGCGTTAAAGGTGCTGCAATGGCTTCTGATGCCTTCTTCCCTTTCCCTGACTGTGTTGAAATTGCTGCTGATGCCGGAATTACTGCTGTTTTACAACCAGGTGGTTCTATTAAAGATGCTGATTCTGTTGCAAAAGCTAACGAAAAAGGCATTGCCATGGTTACCACTGGCGTAAGACACTTTAAACACTAA